The Solea solea chromosome 19, fSolSol10.1, whole genome shotgun sequence genome has a window encoding:
- the golga2 gene encoding golgin subfamily A member 2 isoform X5 translates to MADQSRQIKLAAAKKKLKEFQQKSSPVSVGVEKGGGGGGGGASSKKKRKVKGQGQYDAPSTDRNSPINFDTILKAISQSNGVALPSYGNSQDYPDTNGNESFTEENRPLSSTESLRQLSQQLNGLVSESSAAYVNGDGAPALSERELESRNQELAAALESTTVTNSQLNTQLDQLAQQSQELTDQLQKERKEFEQRFSKEQGAMREQLQVHIQTIGILVSEKSELQTALQYTQQAARQKAADAEELNSRLQSAKQRVSELERTLSSVSSQQKQFDKHNKELEKERDTLRLEVFRVNNVSDESKQQSSELSEQLKLMTRENGAMRLEVEDLHKRLEMADLMLQQCSNQSDPSSVNQQVQLLVEEKQQLETHNHQLMESFSQLKMERDCYAEQIQQEGRVWKDKTEQLLTQVSLVAEERDRNISRVQELEASITELKNNAALLSQEKDPQDNAETQPSGPSENEIALEENLNRIQQEKEALTAQYQAQLRDNEQLSRLCAEQETRLGEMERQVESQTEEAADRRRMLEDVQSDKATISRALTQNRTLKDQLAELQNGFVQLTNENMELTTAIQSEQHVKKELARRMGELQEELHNVKEQLELKGQEGQGVMAQRDQVVAHLQQYYAAYQALVSEREQLHHQYLQQCQLMDRLQHDESHGRTQLEISHGQLKQTQDRLAKLIGDNEQLKAEVRELLNSSALASSSSRDQGDGVESQSLEESPKKSSSIVIPEDFESQKEMEDFIRGALAHLEAERDEARRLLEEEHRLHMAARHQATVALSHEHQYHSHEHDHDHQHEHDHSHEHDHGHQHEHDHTQGQHSHCEHGHEHSEGGVPVEVHQALQAAMEKLQHRFTSLMQEKADLKERVEELEHRCIQLSGETDTIGEYIALYQNQRAIMKQKHQEKEQYISMLAQDKEEMKAKLAELQDLVMRLVAERNGWYSRYAGAVAGTMNPDLVPLVDDHTHLEHQAYTGMELNAVSGEEAMEVIPLSEPSTGMEASSSQAHLMGSVPTDSNPLVPKEDGTAQQIMQLLHEIQNPQGLLRSAPFLGENPCIPFFYRPDEQDEVKILVV, encoded by the exons atGGCCGACCAGAGCAGGCAAATTAAACTGGCTGCAGCTAAGAAAAAG CTGAAGGAATTTCAGCAGAAGAGCTCCCCTGTTAGTGTGGGAGTAGAgaaaggtggaggaggtggtggtggtggagcaTCAtccaagaagaagaggaaggtgaAGGGTCAGGGCCAATACGATGCACCTTCAACAGATAGAAACTCTCCAATTAAT TTTGACACTATTCTGAAAGCAATTAGTCAAAGCAATGGAGTTGCCCTACCTTCTTATGGAAACAGTCAG gactACCCTGATACCAATGGCAATGAAAGTTTCACAGAGGAAAATAG ACCACTGTCTTCCACCGAGAGCCTGCGGCAGCTCTCACAGCAACTCAACGGGCTGGTCTCTGAG TCATCTGCAGCTTATGTGAACGGAGACGGAGCACCTGCCCTCAGCGAAAGAGAACTGGAG AGTCGTAACCAGGAACTGGCAGCTGCCCTGGAGTCCACCACCGTAACAAACTCTCAGCTCAATACCCAGCTAGACCAGCTG GCACAGCAATCGCAGGAGCTCACAGACCAGCTACAGAAG GAGAGAAAAGAATTTGAGCAGAGATTTTCAAAAGAGCAGGGAGCCATGCGGGAGCAATTACAG GTTCACATCCAGACGATTGGTATACTGGTATCGGAGAAATCAGAGCTACAAACTGCACTACAATACACACAACAGGCTGCGCGACAAAaagctg CTGATGCAGAGGAGCTAAACAGCCGCCTACAGTCAGCAAAGCAGAGAGTGTCCGAGCTTGAGCGTACTCTCTCTTCTGtttcatcacagcagaaacaatTTGATAAG CACAACAAGGAGcttgaaaaagagagagacacccTGAGGCTAGAGGTGTTTCGAGTAAA CAATGTGAGTGATGAGTCGAAGCAGCAGAGCTCAGAGTTGTCCGAGCAGTTGAAACTGATGACGCGGGAGAATGGAGCAATGAGGCTGGAGGTGGAAGATCTGCACAAAAGACTCGAGATGGCTGACCTTATGTTGCAACAG TGCTCCAATCAGTCAGATCCTAGCAGTGTCAACCAGCAGGTCCAGTTACTAGTGGAAGAGAAACAGCAACTAGAGACACACAATCATCAG CTGATGGAGTCTTTTTCCCAGCTGAAAATGGAGAGGGACTGCTACGCAGAGCAGATCCAGCAGGAGGGCCGTGTGTGGAAGGACAAAACAGAACAGCTGTTAACACAG GTGTCGTTGGTTGCGGAGGAGAGGGACAGAAACATCAGTCGAGTCCAGGAGCTGGAGGCCAGCATCACGGAGCTGAAAAATAATGCAG CATTATTGTCCCAGGAGAAAGATCCTCAGGATAATGCAGAGACTCAGCCCTCGGGGCCGTCAGAGAATGAGATAGCGCTGGAAGAGAACCTCAACAGAATACAGCAAGAGAAAGAAGCTCTTACTGCACAGTATCAAGCACAG CTGAGAGACAACGAGCAGCTGAGCCGCCTCTGTGCAGAGCAGGAGACGCGCCTCGGGGAGATGGAGCGGCAGGTGGAGAGCCAAACCGAGGAGGCAGCAGATCGCCGGCGCATGTTGGAGGACGTTCAGTCAGACAAGGCCACTATTAGCCGCGCTCTCACCCAAAACCGCACACTGAAGGATCAGCTGGCTGAACTGCAGAATGGTTTTGTCCAACTG ACTAATGAGAACATGGAGCTGACCACCGCCATCCAGTCAGAGCAACACGTGAAAAAGGAGCTGGCTCGCAGAATGGGTGAACTGCAAGAGGAACTGCACAATGTTAAGGAGCAG CTGGAATTGAAAGGCCAGGAAGGTCAGGGTGTGATGGCGCAGAGGGACCAGGTTGTGGCTCACCTGCAGCAGTACTATGCTGCCTACCAGGCCCTGGTCTCGGAGAGAGAGCAGCTCCACCACCAGTATCTGCAGCAGTGTCAGCTCATGGACCGGCTGCAGCATGACGAAAGCCACGGTCGTACACAGCTGGAGATCAGCCACGGTCAGCTCAAGCAAACGCAG GACCGTTTGGCGAAGTTAATCGGAGACAATGAGCAGCTGAAGGCTGAGGTGAGGGAACTTCTCAACAGCTCAGCTCTGGCATCATCGTCATCAAGAGACCAAG GAGATGGAGTGGAAAGCCAGTCACTGGAAGAGAGCCCAAAGAAGTCGTCCTCCATAGTTATACCTGAAGACTTTGAAAGCCAGAAAGAGATG GAGGACTTTATCCGTGGAGCTCTGGCTCAtttggaggcagagagggatgAGGCAAGAAGGCTACTTGAAGAGGAGCACAGGCTCCACATGGCGGCCCGGCACCAGGCCACCGTGGCCCTCAGCCATGAACACCAATACCATAGCCACGAACACGATCACGACCATCAACATGAACACGATCACAGCCATGAACACGATCACGGCCATCAACACGAGCATGATCACACTCAGGGCCAACATAGTCACTGTGAACATGGTCATGAGCATTCAG AAGGAGGAGTGCCTGTAGAAGTTCATCAGGCCCTGCAAGCTGCCATGGAGAAGCTTCAGCACCGTTTCACCTCCCTCATGCAGGAGAAGGCTGATCTGAAGGAGAgggtggaggagctggagcaccGCTGCATCCAGCTGTCCGGAGAGACCGACACAATAG GAGAGTACATTGCACTGTACCAGAATCAGCGAGCCATCATGAAGCAGAAACACCAGGAGAAGGAGCAGTACATCAGCATGCTGGCTCAGGACAAGGAGGAGATGAAG GCAAAGCTGGCAGAACTGCAGGATTTGGTGATGAGGCTGGTGGCTGAGAGGAATGGTTGGTACAGTCGTTACGCTGGAGCTGTCGCCGGCACCATGAACCCTGACCTGGTTCCTCTTGTGGATGATCACACTCATCTCGAGCACCAAGCTTATACAGGCATGGAGCTGAACGCTGTCAGTGGAGAGG
- the golga2 gene encoding golgin subfamily A member 2 isoform X4, protein MADQSRQIKLAAAKKKLKEFQQKSSPVSVGVEKGGGGGGGGASSKKKRKVKGQGQYDAPSTDRNSPINFDTILKAISQSNGVALPSYGNSQTFADMEPVGSSVPQLLEDSSPVSNPAVPNTTNITESASHNTDVQDYPDTNGNESFTEENRPLSSTESLRQLSQQLNGLVSESSAAYVNGDGAPALSERELEAQQSQELTDQLQKERKEFEQRFSKEQGAMREQLQVHIQTIGILVSEKSELQTALQYTQQAARQKAADAEELNSRLQSAKQRVSELERTLSSVSSQQKQFDKHNKELEKERDTLRLEVFRVNNVSDESKQQSSELSEQLKLMTRENGAMRLEVEDLHKRLEMADLMLQQCSNQSDPSSVNQQVQLLVEEKQQLETHNHQLMESFSQLKMERDCYAEQIQQEGRVWKDKTEQLLTQVSLVAEERDRNISRVQELEASITELKNNAALLSQEKDPQDNAETQPSGPSENEIALEENLNRIQQEKEALTAQYQAQLRDNEQLSRLCAEQETRLGEMERQVESQTEEAADRRRMLEDVQSDKATISRALTQNRTLKDQLAELQNGFVQLTNENMELTTAIQSEQHVKKELARRMGELQEELHNVKEQLELKGQEGQGVMAQRDQVVAHLQQYYAAYQALVSEREQLHHQYLQQCQLMDRLQHDESHGRTQLEISHGQLKQTQDRLAKLIGDNEQLKAEVRELLNSSALASSSSRDQGDGVESQSLEESPKKSSSIVIPEDFESQKEMEDFIRGALAHLEAERDEARRLLEEEHRLHMAARHQATVALSHEHQYHSHEHDHDHQHEHDHSHEHDHGHQHEHDHTQGQHSHCEHGHEHSEGGVPVEVHQALQAAMEKLQHRFTSLMQEKADLKERVEELEHRCIQLSGETDTIGEYIALYQNQRAIMKQKHQEKEQYISMLAQDKEEMKAKLAELQDLVMRLVAERNGWYSRYAGAVAGTMNPDLVPLVDDHTHLEHQAYTGMELNAVSGEEAMEVIPLSEPSTGMEASSSQAHLMGSVPTDSNPLVPKEDGTAQQIMQLLHEIQNPQGLLRSAPFLGENPCIPFFYRPDEQDEVKILVV, encoded by the exons atGGCCGACCAGAGCAGGCAAATTAAACTGGCTGCAGCTAAGAAAAAG CTGAAGGAATTTCAGCAGAAGAGCTCCCCTGTTAGTGTGGGAGTAGAgaaaggtggaggaggtggtggtggtggagcaTCAtccaagaagaagaggaaggtgaAGGGTCAGGGCCAATACGATGCACCTTCAACAGATAGAAACTCTCCAATTAAT TTTGACACTATTCTGAAAGCAATTAGTCAAAGCAATGGAGTTGCCCTACCTTCTTATGGAAACAGTCAG ACTTTTGCTGACATGGAGCCCGTCGGATCTTCAGTTCCTCAGCTGCTAGAGGACAGCTCACCCGTGTCTAACCCCGCTGTGCCTAACACTACTAATATCACTGAGTCTGCCAGTCATAACACTGACGTGCAG gactACCCTGATACCAATGGCAATGAAAGTTTCACAGAGGAAAATAG ACCACTGTCTTCCACCGAGAGCCTGCGGCAGCTCTCACAGCAACTCAACGGGCTGGTCTCTGAG TCATCTGCAGCTTATGTGAACGGAGACGGAGCACCTGCCCTCAGCGAAAGAGAACTGGAG GCACAGCAATCGCAGGAGCTCACAGACCAGCTACAGAAG GAGAGAAAAGAATTTGAGCAGAGATTTTCAAAAGAGCAGGGAGCCATGCGGGAGCAATTACAG GTTCACATCCAGACGATTGGTATACTGGTATCGGAGAAATCAGAGCTACAAACTGCACTACAATACACACAACAGGCTGCGCGACAAAaagctg CTGATGCAGAGGAGCTAAACAGCCGCCTACAGTCAGCAAAGCAGAGAGTGTCCGAGCTTGAGCGTACTCTCTCTTCTGtttcatcacagcagaaacaatTTGATAAG CACAACAAGGAGcttgaaaaagagagagacacccTGAGGCTAGAGGTGTTTCGAGTAAA CAATGTGAGTGATGAGTCGAAGCAGCAGAGCTCAGAGTTGTCCGAGCAGTTGAAACTGATGACGCGGGAGAATGGAGCAATGAGGCTGGAGGTGGAAGATCTGCACAAAAGACTCGAGATGGCTGACCTTATGTTGCAACAG TGCTCCAATCAGTCAGATCCTAGCAGTGTCAACCAGCAGGTCCAGTTACTAGTGGAAGAGAAACAGCAACTAGAGACACACAATCATCAG CTGATGGAGTCTTTTTCCCAGCTGAAAATGGAGAGGGACTGCTACGCAGAGCAGATCCAGCAGGAGGGCCGTGTGTGGAAGGACAAAACAGAACAGCTGTTAACACAG GTGTCGTTGGTTGCGGAGGAGAGGGACAGAAACATCAGTCGAGTCCAGGAGCTGGAGGCCAGCATCACGGAGCTGAAAAATAATGCAG CATTATTGTCCCAGGAGAAAGATCCTCAGGATAATGCAGAGACTCAGCCCTCGGGGCCGTCAGAGAATGAGATAGCGCTGGAAGAGAACCTCAACAGAATACAGCAAGAGAAAGAAGCTCTTACTGCACAGTATCAAGCACAG CTGAGAGACAACGAGCAGCTGAGCCGCCTCTGTGCAGAGCAGGAGACGCGCCTCGGGGAGATGGAGCGGCAGGTGGAGAGCCAAACCGAGGAGGCAGCAGATCGCCGGCGCATGTTGGAGGACGTTCAGTCAGACAAGGCCACTATTAGCCGCGCTCTCACCCAAAACCGCACACTGAAGGATCAGCTGGCTGAACTGCAGAATGGTTTTGTCCAACTG ACTAATGAGAACATGGAGCTGACCACCGCCATCCAGTCAGAGCAACACGTGAAAAAGGAGCTGGCTCGCAGAATGGGTGAACTGCAAGAGGAACTGCACAATGTTAAGGAGCAG CTGGAATTGAAAGGCCAGGAAGGTCAGGGTGTGATGGCGCAGAGGGACCAGGTTGTGGCTCACCTGCAGCAGTACTATGCTGCCTACCAGGCCCTGGTCTCGGAGAGAGAGCAGCTCCACCACCAGTATCTGCAGCAGTGTCAGCTCATGGACCGGCTGCAGCATGACGAAAGCCACGGTCGTACACAGCTGGAGATCAGCCACGGTCAGCTCAAGCAAACGCAG GACCGTTTGGCGAAGTTAATCGGAGACAATGAGCAGCTGAAGGCTGAGGTGAGGGAACTTCTCAACAGCTCAGCTCTGGCATCATCGTCATCAAGAGACCAAG GAGATGGAGTGGAAAGCCAGTCACTGGAAGAGAGCCCAAAGAAGTCGTCCTCCATAGTTATACCTGAAGACTTTGAAAGCCAGAAAGAGATG GAGGACTTTATCCGTGGAGCTCTGGCTCAtttggaggcagagagggatgAGGCAAGAAGGCTACTTGAAGAGGAGCACAGGCTCCACATGGCGGCCCGGCACCAGGCCACCGTGGCCCTCAGCCATGAACACCAATACCATAGCCACGAACACGATCACGACCATCAACATGAACACGATCACAGCCATGAACACGATCACGGCCATCAACACGAGCATGATCACACTCAGGGCCAACATAGTCACTGTGAACATGGTCATGAGCATTCAG AAGGAGGAGTGCCTGTAGAAGTTCATCAGGCCCTGCAAGCTGCCATGGAGAAGCTTCAGCACCGTTTCACCTCCCTCATGCAGGAGAAGGCTGATCTGAAGGAGAgggtggaggagctggagcaccGCTGCATCCAGCTGTCCGGAGAGACCGACACAATAG GAGAGTACATTGCACTGTACCAGAATCAGCGAGCCATCATGAAGCAGAAACACCAGGAGAAGGAGCAGTACATCAGCATGCTGGCTCAGGACAAGGAGGAGATGAAG GCAAAGCTGGCAGAACTGCAGGATTTGGTGATGAGGCTGGTGGCTGAGAGGAATGGTTGGTACAGTCGTTACGCTGGAGCTGTCGCCGGCACCATGAACCCTGACCTGGTTCCTCTTGTGGATGATCACACTCATCTCGAGCACCAAGCTTATACAGGCATGGAGCTGAACGCTGTCAGTGGAGAGG
- the golga2 gene encoding golgin subfamily A member 2 isoform X2 has protein sequence MADQSRQIKLAAAKKKLKEFQQKSSPVSVGVEKGGGGGGGGASSKKKRKVKGQGQYDAPSTDRNSPINFDTILKAISQSNGVALPSYGNSQTFADMEPVGSSVPQLLEDSSPVSNPAVPNTTNITESASHNTDVQDYPDTNGNESFTEENRPLSSTESLRQLSQQLNGLVSESSAAYVNGDGAPALSERELESRNQELAAALESTTVTNSQLNTQLDQLAQQSQELTDQLQKERKEFEQRFSKEQGAMREQLQVHIQTIGILVSEKSELQTALQYTQQAARQKAADAEELNSRLQSAKQRVSELERTLSSVSSQQKQFDKHNKELEKERDTLRLEVFRVNNVSDESKQQSSELSEQLKLMTRENGAMRLEVEDLHKRLEMADLMLQQCSNQSDPSSVNQQVQLLVEEKQQLETHNHQLMESFSQLKMERDCYAEQIQQEGRVWKDKTEQLLTQVSLVAEERDRNISRVQELEASITELKNNAALLSQEKDPQDNAETQPSGPSENEIALEENLNRIQQEKEALTAQYQAQLRDNEQLSRLCAEQETRLGEMERQVESQTEEAADRRRMLEDVQSDKATISRALTQNRTLKDQLAELQNGFVQLTNENMELTTAIQSEQHVKKELARRMGELQEELHNVKEQLELKGQEGQGVMAQRDQVVAHLQQYYAAYQALVSEREQLHHQYLQQCQLMDRLQHDESHGRTQLEISHGQLKQTQDRLAKLIGDNEQLKAEVRELLNSSALASSSSRDQGDGVESQSLEESPKKSSSIVIPEDFESQKEMEDFIRGALAHLEAERDEARRLLEEEHRLHMAARHQATVALSHEHQYHSHEHDHDHQHEHDHSHEHDHGHQHEHDHTQGQHSHCEHGHEHSGGVPVEVHQALQAAMEKLQHRFTSLMQEKADLKERVEELEHRCIQLSGETDTIGEYIALYQNQRAIMKQKHQEKEQYISMLAQDKEEMKAKLAELQDLVMRLVAERNGWYSRYAGAVAGTMNPDLVPLVDDHTHLEHQAYTGMELNAVSGEEAMEVIPLSEPSTGMEASSSQAHLMGSVPTDSNPLVPKEDGTAQQIMQLLHEIQNPQGLLRSAPFLGENPCIPFFYRPDEQDEVKILVV, from the exons atGGCCGACCAGAGCAGGCAAATTAAACTGGCTGCAGCTAAGAAAAAG CTGAAGGAATTTCAGCAGAAGAGCTCCCCTGTTAGTGTGGGAGTAGAgaaaggtggaggaggtggtggtggtggagcaTCAtccaagaagaagaggaaggtgaAGGGTCAGGGCCAATACGATGCACCTTCAACAGATAGAAACTCTCCAATTAAT TTTGACACTATTCTGAAAGCAATTAGTCAAAGCAATGGAGTTGCCCTACCTTCTTATGGAAACAGTCAG ACTTTTGCTGACATGGAGCCCGTCGGATCTTCAGTTCCTCAGCTGCTAGAGGACAGCTCACCCGTGTCTAACCCCGCTGTGCCTAACACTACTAATATCACTGAGTCTGCCAGTCATAACACTGACGTGCAG gactACCCTGATACCAATGGCAATGAAAGTTTCACAGAGGAAAATAG ACCACTGTCTTCCACCGAGAGCCTGCGGCAGCTCTCACAGCAACTCAACGGGCTGGTCTCTGAG TCATCTGCAGCTTATGTGAACGGAGACGGAGCACCTGCCCTCAGCGAAAGAGAACTGGAG AGTCGTAACCAGGAACTGGCAGCTGCCCTGGAGTCCACCACCGTAACAAACTCTCAGCTCAATACCCAGCTAGACCAGCTG GCACAGCAATCGCAGGAGCTCACAGACCAGCTACAGAAG GAGAGAAAAGAATTTGAGCAGAGATTTTCAAAAGAGCAGGGAGCCATGCGGGAGCAATTACAG GTTCACATCCAGACGATTGGTATACTGGTATCGGAGAAATCAGAGCTACAAACTGCACTACAATACACACAACAGGCTGCGCGACAAAaagctg CTGATGCAGAGGAGCTAAACAGCCGCCTACAGTCAGCAAAGCAGAGAGTGTCCGAGCTTGAGCGTACTCTCTCTTCTGtttcatcacagcagaaacaatTTGATAAG CACAACAAGGAGcttgaaaaagagagagacacccTGAGGCTAGAGGTGTTTCGAGTAAA CAATGTGAGTGATGAGTCGAAGCAGCAGAGCTCAGAGTTGTCCGAGCAGTTGAAACTGATGACGCGGGAGAATGGAGCAATGAGGCTGGAGGTGGAAGATCTGCACAAAAGACTCGAGATGGCTGACCTTATGTTGCAACAG TGCTCCAATCAGTCAGATCCTAGCAGTGTCAACCAGCAGGTCCAGTTACTAGTGGAAGAGAAACAGCAACTAGAGACACACAATCATCAG CTGATGGAGTCTTTTTCCCAGCTGAAAATGGAGAGGGACTGCTACGCAGAGCAGATCCAGCAGGAGGGCCGTGTGTGGAAGGACAAAACAGAACAGCTGTTAACACAG GTGTCGTTGGTTGCGGAGGAGAGGGACAGAAACATCAGTCGAGTCCAGGAGCTGGAGGCCAGCATCACGGAGCTGAAAAATAATGCAG CATTATTGTCCCAGGAGAAAGATCCTCAGGATAATGCAGAGACTCAGCCCTCGGGGCCGTCAGAGAATGAGATAGCGCTGGAAGAGAACCTCAACAGAATACAGCAAGAGAAAGAAGCTCTTACTGCACAGTATCAAGCACAG CTGAGAGACAACGAGCAGCTGAGCCGCCTCTGTGCAGAGCAGGAGACGCGCCTCGGGGAGATGGAGCGGCAGGTGGAGAGCCAAACCGAGGAGGCAGCAGATCGCCGGCGCATGTTGGAGGACGTTCAGTCAGACAAGGCCACTATTAGCCGCGCTCTCACCCAAAACCGCACACTGAAGGATCAGCTGGCTGAACTGCAGAATGGTTTTGTCCAACTG ACTAATGAGAACATGGAGCTGACCACCGCCATCCAGTCAGAGCAACACGTGAAAAAGGAGCTGGCTCGCAGAATGGGTGAACTGCAAGAGGAACTGCACAATGTTAAGGAGCAG CTGGAATTGAAAGGCCAGGAAGGTCAGGGTGTGATGGCGCAGAGGGACCAGGTTGTGGCTCACCTGCAGCAGTACTATGCTGCCTACCAGGCCCTGGTCTCGGAGAGAGAGCAGCTCCACCACCAGTATCTGCAGCAGTGTCAGCTCATGGACCGGCTGCAGCATGACGAAAGCCACGGTCGTACACAGCTGGAGATCAGCCACGGTCAGCTCAAGCAAACGCAG GACCGTTTGGCGAAGTTAATCGGAGACAATGAGCAGCTGAAGGCTGAGGTGAGGGAACTTCTCAACAGCTCAGCTCTGGCATCATCGTCATCAAGAGACCAAG GAGATGGAGTGGAAAGCCAGTCACTGGAAGAGAGCCCAAAGAAGTCGTCCTCCATAGTTATACCTGAAGACTTTGAAAGCCAGAAAGAGATG GAGGACTTTATCCGTGGAGCTCTGGCTCAtttggaggcagagagggatgAGGCAAGAAGGCTACTTGAAGAGGAGCACAGGCTCCACATGGCGGCCCGGCACCAGGCCACCGTGGCCCTCAGCCATGAACACCAATACCATAGCCACGAACACGATCACGACCATCAACATGAACACGATCACAGCCATGAACACGATCACGGCCATCAACACGAGCATGATCACACTCAGGGCCAACATAGTCACTGTGAACATGGTCATGAGCATTCAG GAGGAGTGCCTGTAGAAGTTCATCAGGCCCTGCAAGCTGCCATGGAGAAGCTTCAGCACCGTTTCACCTCCCTCATGCAGGAGAAGGCTGATCTGAAGGAGAgggtggaggagctggagcaccGCTGCATCCAGCTGTCCGGAGAGACCGACACAATAG GAGAGTACATTGCACTGTACCAGAATCAGCGAGCCATCATGAAGCAGAAACACCAGGAGAAGGAGCAGTACATCAGCATGCTGGCTCAGGACAAGGAGGAGATGAAG GCAAAGCTGGCAGAACTGCAGGATTTGGTGATGAGGCTGGTGGCTGAGAGGAATGGTTGGTACAGTCGTTACGCTGGAGCTGTCGCCGGCACCATGAACCCTGACCTGGTTCCTCTTGTGGATGATCACACTCATCTCGAGCACCAAGCTTATACAGGCATGGAGCTGAACGCTGTCAGTGGAGAGG